The Bacteroidota bacterium genome includes a region encoding these proteins:
- a CDS encoding T9SS type A sorting domain-containing protein, which translates to MKKVSWLLLLFALTTGISRAQYCIPDYTAGTTDNDFIDGFELNTIGNLGSGGGDGSGYSDFTALTTTLIVGNTYDLHIINTPDFGESYRAWVDYDHDLVFASDEELFIGFNLPAGEEIFVPFTVPLSAMPGSTQLRIRCVYGGLDFDACGTETYGEAEDYTVNILGLDNDLSILSVTDIPDACDLSDSEPISVTIKNFGTENASGFSVSFSIDGGTPVTEPVAGTLPAGNTYIYNFDAPGDLSSEGPHDIVSWVNYDADELAINDTNNTIVINTSTYITTGFPENICYGGGTVFPSPIAGGGTWSGDGIVNPLTGELDPSIVGGVGSSTDITYTFITEGEYTVTEIPFAPYFLASPDDLDLGDDAYIDNIDIGFNFTFFGNEYDHLFVSSNGLIGFSAGSNSYNNQHFPDPVNPNNIIALCWTDLNPDAGGDIKYEIQGTIPFRRFIVEYDEVTHYGGAGTITGQIVLYETSNAIDFHITEIEDDGGDITQGIENIDGTIAYVTDELYNQNPFSMVEKGWRFAVTPCDAIVTETINFVTPPVVELDDEAVCTGTTVTLDAGPGAENYIWSTGESTQTINVAESGNYWVIYYSNIACYTTDTSEIIVNPLPIIDLGDNGVVCEGTMLDAENIGAEYLWNTGAISQTLFVTESGTYYVDVINPLTGCANSDTITLTITPLPVAAFTSEPLGPLTLGFTNTSTDVLTTYWDFGDGAVSYELNPWHEYPFANTWDVTLVVTNDCGADIEAGSFQVTTALNELKNENTVLLFPNPTSEFLNIELKNREKSVAVYIYTLQGQLLFQQNINHQTNLITLDIEHLAVGNYMVVLQQEHNTTSLPLIKIK; encoded by the coding sequence TTGAAAAAAGTCAGCTGGTTATTATTGCTATTTGCATTAACAACAGGAATTTCGCGCGCCCAATATTGCATACCTGACTATACCGCAGGGACCACAGACAACGACTTTATCGACGGTTTTGAATTAAATACTATCGGAAATCTCGGTTCAGGCGGCGGGGATGGAAGCGGTTATTCTGATTTTACAGCCCTTACAACTACTCTTATTGTAGGGAATACTTATGATTTACATATTATTAATACTCCTGATTTTGGTGAGTCATACCGCGCCTGGGTCGACTATGATCATGACCTTGTGTTTGCTTCTGATGAGGAGTTATTTATCGGTTTTAATTTGCCTGCAGGAGAAGAAATTTTTGTTCCATTCACAGTGCCCCTTTCCGCAATGCCCGGATCAACACAACTGAGGATCAGATGTGTTTATGGGGGACTTGATTTTGATGCATGTGGAACTGAAACTTATGGAGAAGCCGAAGATTACACAGTCAATATTCTTGGATTGGATAATGACCTCTCTATTCTATCTGTAACCGACATTCCCGACGCATGCGATCTAAGCGATTCGGAACCAATTTCTGTAACTATAAAGAACTTTGGAACTGAAAACGCAAGCGGTTTTTCTGTTAGTTTTTCCATTGATGGCGGAACTCCTGTCACTGAGCCGGTTGCAGGAACTTTACCTGCCGGAAATACCTACATCTATAATTTCGATGCACCCGGAGATCTATCATCGGAAGGACCACACGATATTGTAAGTTGGGTAAACTATGATGCGGATGAACTCGCAATAAATGATACAAATAACACAATTGTAATTAACACCTCTACTTATATTACAACAGGATTTCCTGAAAATATTTGTTATGGTGGCGGCACTGTTTTTCCGAGCCCTATTGCCGGTGGCGGAACATGGAGCGGAGATGGAATAGTAAATCCCTTAACCGGTGAATTAGATCCCTCTATTGTGGGTGGTGTTGGTAGTAGTACTGATATCACATATACCTTTATAACTGAAGGGGAATATACAGTGACTGAAATCCCTTTTGCTCCTTATTTTTTAGCCTCTCCTGATGATTTAGATCTAGGTGATGATGCCTATATTGACAATATTGATATAGGATTTAATTTTACTTTTTTTGGAAATGAATATGACCATCTTTTTGTATCCTCCAACGGACTAATAGGTTTCAGCGCCGGATCAAACTCTTATAATAATCAACATTTCCCCGATCCGGTTAATCCTAATAACATTATTGCACTATGCTGGACAGATCTTAATCCGGATGCCGGTGGTGATATCAAATATGAAATTCAGGGAACAATTCCCTTTCGCCGATTCATAGTAGAATATGATGAAGTTACTCATTACGGCGGAGCGGGAACTATTACAGGACAGATAGTTCTCTATGAAACTTCCAATGCAATAGATTTTCATATTACTGAAATTGAGGATGATGGTGGAGACATTACTCAAGGGATTGAAAATATCGATGGCACGATCGCATATGTTACGGATGAATTATACAATCAAAATCCATTTTCTATGGTGGAAAAAGGATGGCGATTTGCAGTTACTCCATGTGATGCAATTGTAACCGAAACTATAAATTTTGTTACACCACCGGTTGTTGAACTCGATGATGAAGCTGTTTGTACAGGAACTACCGTAACCCTTGATGCAGGGCCCGGAGCAGAAAATTATATTTGGAGCACAGGTGAAAGTACCCAAACTATTAATGTTGCTGAATCCGGAAATTATTGGGTCATTTATTATTCTAATATTGCATGTTATACCACCGATACTTCAGAAATTATTGTTAATCCACTACCGATAATTGATTTGGGAGATAATGGTGTTGTTTGTGAAGGCACCATGCTGGATGCGGAAAATATTGGAGCGGAATATTTATGGAATACCGGAGCAATTTCACAAACATTATTTGTTACCGAAAGTGGTACTTATTATGTTGATGTAATAAATCCATTAACCGGTTGTGCAAACAGTGATACAATAACTCTGACTATTACACCTTTACCAGTTGCAGCATTTACCTCTGAACCGCTTGGTCCACTAACACTTGGATTTACCAATACTTCCACGGATGTTTTAACTACATATTGGGATTTTGGTGATGGAGCAGTTTCTTATGAATTAAATCCCTGGCATGAATATCCTTTTGCGAATACATGGGATGTAACGCTGGTAGTAACGAACGATTGCGGTGCGGATATTGAAGCAGGCTCCTTCCAGGTTACAACTGCACTTAATGAATTAAAGAATGAGAACACGGTTTTATTATTCCCAAACCCCACTTCCGAATTTTTAAATATTGAATTAAAAAATAGAGAGAAATCTGTTGCAGTTTATATTTATACCTTACAGGGACAGTTATTATTCCAACAAAATATTAACCATCAAACAAATTTGATAACACTGGATATTGAACATTTAGCAGTTGGAAATTACATGGTAGTTCTTCAACAGGAACATAATACTACCAGTTTGCCATTGATTAAAATAAAATGA
- a CDS encoding T9SS type A sorting domain-containing protein, with the protein MKLSFLPLFLILFTAKIFAQYIPVNNIPFTQWGVSIGAPLTGGLSAAQFSEIDLNNDGKQDLFIYDRGGWNYFCMINNGAGSFTYAPEYNTLFPHMEDWVLLRDYNCDDIPDIFTYFIGSTKVYTGVMTAGVLSFELAKETLEYNSDGGGKIALYTSRTDIPSIDDIDNDGDMDVLSFSVSNTTIRFYKNISVESGYGCDSLIYEVDEFCWGEMYEGFSCYGGTLHISCKGALEDASAMRGHIGSTIVTFDKNGDGDADAVLGDNSCNNLVYYRNGGNSDYAEMDDKDSTFPKNTVQFDMSTFPAAFLIDADNDGDEDLLATTNDDLLGLNTQHVWLYENLNTNDTFDFVFNTDTFLINQMVDAGGYSKPVFFDYNNDNLLDIVLGVGNTYGNDYIFFRGVWLYKNIGTATAPAYELITRDFGSLAQYNFNHLAPAFADIDNDGDEDMICGISDGMFLYLENLSGPTGEATFATIVYPYQALDVGAFSSPFLIDIDGDEIIDLISGEQNGNLNYYRNTGTSTDPVFTLENDIWGGVDVRKSGFITGYSMPFLYRNQNDSLYLLVGSQSGFVFEFNELEIAPEGEFYLADTAYLPNNSGFYSTIQGADINSDGNMDFVCGNVRGGLMIFEKDLGTAISDQNENNLLFLFPNPATELLHIQTTENFIGAELKIYSSTGSLVFVQKIYSENETISLQNIKTSGVYLVTLTGIRSFASTSFILQK; encoded by the coding sequence ATGAAACTCTCTTTCCTCCCTCTTTTTTTAATTTTATTTACCGCAAAGATTTTTGCTCAATATATTCCAGTAAATAATATACCTTTTACACAGTGGGGTGTTAGTATTGGAGCACCATTAACAGGCGGATTATCAGCAGCACAGTTTTCAGAAATAGATCTTAATAACGACGGCAAGCAGGATCTTTTTATTTACGACCGGGGAGGATGGAATTATTTCTGTATGATAAACAATGGAGCCGGTAGTTTTACTTATGCTCCGGAATACAATACCCTATTTCCACATATGGAAGATTGGGTTTTACTCAGAGATTATAATTGCGATGATATTCCCGACATATTTACCTATTTTATAGGTTCAACAAAAGTGTATACCGGTGTAATGACAGCCGGAGTTTTATCATTCGAACTCGCAAAAGAAACATTGGAATACAACTCAGATGGTGGTGGAAAAATTGCACTATATACCAGCAGAACTGATATACCTTCCATTGATGATATTGATAATGATGGAGATATGGATGTATTGTCATTCTCCGTTTCAAACACAACTATTCGTTTTTATAAAAACATTTCCGTTGAATCAGGGTACGGATGCGATAGTTTAATTTATGAAGTGGATGAATTTTGTTGGGGAGAAATGTATGAGGGATTTTCCTGTTACGGTGGAACATTACATATAAGTTGTAAAGGGGCATTGGAGGATGCCAGTGCAATGCGAGGCCATATTGGTTCCACCATTGTCACTTTCGATAAAAACGGTGATGGCGATGCTGACGCAGTTCTTGGTGATAATTCTTGTAATAATCTGGTCTATTACAGGAACGGCGGCAATTCCGATTATGCAGAAATGGATGATAAAGATTCAACTTTCCCAAAAAATACGGTCCAATTCGACATGTCCACATTTCCTGCAGCATTTTTAATTGATGCAGATAATGATGGTGATGAGGATCTGCTTGCAACAACAAATGATGATCTGCTTGGATTAAATACACAACATGTATGGTTATACGAAAATTTAAATACGAACGATACCTTCGATTTTGTTTTTAATACGGATACTTTTCTTATTAATCAGATGGTGGATGCCGGTGGATATTCTAAACCTGTATTTTTTGATTATAATAACGACAATTTATTAGACATTGTATTAGGGGTAGGAAATACTTATGGAAATGATTATATATTTTTCCGCGGTGTTTGGTTATATAAAAACATAGGAACCGCAACTGCCCCTGCTTACGAATTAATTACCAGAGATTTCGGTTCTTTGGCGCAATATAATTTTAATCATCTTGCTCCTGCATTTGCAGATATTGATAATGACGGAGATGAGGATATGATATGCGGCATAAGTGATGGAATGTTTCTTTATCTCGAAAATCTTTCCGGGCCAACCGGTGAGGCTACTTTTGCCACAATTGTTTATCCATACCAGGCACTGGATGTGGGAGCCTTTTCCTCTCCATTCTTAATTGATATTGACGGTGATGAAATTATAGATCTGATCAGCGGTGAACAAAATGGCAACCTGAATTATTATCGCAACACCGGAACTTCAACTGATCCTGTTTTTACTTTGGAAAATGATATTTGGGGAGGAGTTGATGTACGTAAATCAGGTTTTATTACAGGATATAGTATGCCATTTTTATATCGCAACCAAAATGATTCACTTTATTTATTGGTAGGATCTCAAAGTGGATTTGTATTTGAATTTAATGAACTTGAAATTGCACCTGAAGGAGAATTTTATCTTGCAGATACCGCATATCTTCCAAATAATTCAGGATTTTATTCTACTATTCAAGGTGCGGATATTAATAGCGATGGTAATATGGATTTTGTTTGTGGAAATGTGAGAGGGGGATTAATGATATTTGAAAAAGATCTCGGTACCGCAATATCAGATCAAAATGAGAATAATTTGTTGTTTTTATTTCCAAATCCGGCAACCGAACTTTTGCATATCCAAACCACTGAAAATTTTATAGGTGCTGAATTAAAAATATATTCCTCCACTGGCTCTTTGGTGTTTGTTCAGAAAATATATTCTGAAAATGAAACAATTTCTCTTCAAAATATTAAAACCTCAGGCGTTTACCTGGTAACTTTAACAGGAATAAGGTCGTTTGCCTCAACAAGCTTTATCCTGCAAAAATAA
- a CDS encoding T9SS type A sorting domain-containing protein: protein MQAQTYIFDYNIKVNQFGNTLKFPFAGGLNNPQFSAIDINHDELKDIFIFDRTGNKSLVLINEGSFGETNYFYWQQYQQSFPLLSDWAILVDYNCDGIEDIISGYDGGVKTYLASYDGFTITFAEDIPKLQFTEAGFSFDMVVGYIDIPGFADVDFDGDIDVLTFNPVGGIVDHYINNQIEDGLPCGTLALEHINSCWGDFYESGLTKEVELDYDCKGVSKTTDGVHAGSTFMIFDEDADNDMDVVLGDLAFGNLNKLVNGGDKDLAHITDQDTTFPAYDLPYEVPIFPAPFLIDVNNDNKKDMLVSPNNINLAENLINVAFYENVSNDETYEFDFQTDSLFVSDMVDLGEGAYPVFFDFNYDGLDDIIIGNYGYFEAGDNVGKLALYENTGTVTDPEFTLITRDLAGISAFNFTSLVPTFGDLDNDGDKDMLLGESDGFVHFFKNIGPPDGPAQFILFAANYQGIDPGANAAPQLIDITGDELPDLIIGEKNGNLNYYENTGTAAAPIFTLQSEFWGNVDVRTIGVLTGHATPFLLKINTDTYKLYVGCESGTIYLYDPTPDFTGAFTKITSTFNNLDEGAFSSIQLKDLNNDGLLELITGNQRGGISMYRDENSVAVSENGISNSSFLIYPNPTENIITFEGVVTENLTVSIYTVDGRMVKKEQFTLGTNKLSCDVINLNPGIYFVAFTNAESRQIFTGKFIKY, encoded by the coding sequence ATGCAGGCACAAACTTATATTTTCGATTATAATATTAAGGTTAACCAATTTGGAAATACATTAAAATTCCCTTTTGCCGGAGGATTAAATAATCCGCAGTTTTCTGCAATTGATATCAATCATGATGAATTAAAAGATATTTTTATTTTTGATCGCACTGGAAATAAATCCCTTGTTTTAATAAATGAAGGATCTTTTGGAGAGACCAATTATTTTTATTGGCAACAATATCAACAGAGCTTTCCATTACTTTCTGATTGGGCAATTTTAGTGGACTATAATTGTGATGGCATTGAAGATATAATTTCAGGTTATGATGGTGGTGTTAAAACATATTTAGCATCATACGACGGATTTACCATTACGTTTGCAGAGGACATACCAAAATTACAATTTACGGAAGCCGGTTTCTCCTTTGACATGGTAGTTGGTTACATTGATATACCCGGCTTTGCAGATGTTGATTTTGATGGTGACATTGATGTACTGACCTTTAATCCGGTTGGTGGTATTGTAGATCATTATATCAATAATCAAATTGAAGATGGACTTCCCTGTGGAACACTTGCACTGGAACATATTAATTCTTGTTGGGGAGATTTTTATGAAAGCGGATTAACAAAAGAAGTAGAGTTGGATTACGACTGCAAAGGTGTTTCTAAAACAACCGATGGCGTGCATGCAGGTTCCACTTTTATGATATTTGATGAGGATGCCGATAATGACATGGATGTTGTTTTGGGTGATCTTGCATTCGGCAATTTAAATAAACTGGTAAATGGCGGTGACAAAGATCTTGCACATATTACCGATCAGGATACTACATTTCCTGCGTATGACCTTCCTTATGAGGTTCCGATATTTCCAGCTCCTTTTTTAATTGATGTCAACAATGATAACAAAAAGGATATGTTGGTATCTCCAAATAATATCAACCTGGCAGAAAATTTAATTAATGTGGCCTTTTACGAAAATGTTTCAAATGATGAAACCTATGAATTCGATTTCCAAACGGATTCTTTATTTGTGAGCGATATGGTTGACCTCGGTGAAGGAGCATATCCTGTATTTTTTGATTTTAATTACGATGGATTGGATGATATCATTATTGGAAATTACGGTTATTTTGAAGCAGGTGACAATGTGGGCAAACTTGCGCTCTATGAAAATACCGGCACTGTTACAGATCCGGAATTCACATTAATAACACGCGACCTTGCAGGAATTTCAGCATTTAATTTCACTTCGCTAGTGCCAACATTCGGCGACCTCGACAATGATGGAGATAAAGATATGTTGCTTGGAGAAAGTGATGGGTTTGTTCACTTCTTTAAAAATATTGGTCCACCCGATGGACCAGCCCAATTTATTTTATTTGCTGCCAATTATCAGGGTATCGATCCCGGAGCAAATGCTGCACCTCAATTAATAGACATAACAGGAGATGAACTTCCTGACCTTATTATTGGTGAAAAAAATGGCAACCTCAATTATTACGAAAATACCGGCACAGCCGCCGCTCCTATATTTACATTACAAAGTGAATTCTGGGGAAATGTGGATGTGCGCACAATTGGAGTATTAACCGGACATGCAACTCCCTTCCTTCTTAAAATAAATACTGATACTTATAAATTATATGTGGGTTGTGAATCAGGAACAATTTATTTATATGATCCAACGCCGGATTTTACCGGTGCATTTACTAAAATCACCTCTACATTCAATAATTTGGATGAAGGTGCATTCAGCAGTATTCAATTAAAAGATCTAAATAACGATGGACTTCTGGAATTAATAACAGGAAATCAGCGAGGAGGCATAAGTATGTATCGCGATGAAAATTCTGTTGCGGTATCAGAGAATGGCATTTCAAATTCCTCCTTTTTAATTTATCCAAATCCAACAGAAAATATTATAACATTTGAAGGTGTGGTTACTGAGAATTTAACTGTTTCTATTTATACTGTGGATGGACGAATGGTGAAAAAAGAACAATTTACTTTAGGAACAAATAAATTATCTTGTGATGTAATTAATCTGAATCCGGGAATTTATTTTGTGGCATTTACGAATGCAGAAAGCAGGCAAATTTTTACCGGTAAATTTATTAAATATTAA
- a CDS encoding BamA/TamA family outer membrane protein codes for MFNSGFRQHRRSFYQLVAVFICAIPIITGCNATKYLKTNEYLYDKTTVTYTDSIIGDIDPDKLADALVDLSKLEKNDELFNIIPLKTSLYMLGDTGIDHYIKFQETHDTKFFFLFDYDKLLKKIKPLAVDTSRFRVWLTTKAGKKPQLVDSVLIAETELRINNYLYNRGFFYGISTSSVTYDQKKRTGSVNYEVTLNTLYKMRNIYYEINDVGLAYRITRIEEKSKLAPGKPFDVDLLKAERSRLSDNLRNVGYYRFQKDYVYFEVDSTSGNDSLDVFVKISNPINDTVHHPFRIKNIYVYPNSETDFVEGTIPDYAIHFSDSANVNKVSQQKILERYIKTAYDTAAMIMVKKRELKEINDDQLLRYFLEHDNSSEKQFEVTKNGKIKRVDQKKLRTDYYLINSKNNYEPKSIANSIFINPENNYSDSLIQRTVASFSTLGMYKYVTVEVLENWDSTSYLQYIDLLIKLDPLPAKGVSYELNASTTADYLLGNSLNLSYTHKNLFHNLDQFKINLKGGIETQLGGEEAFINTSELNAGLGLRIPTFMWPSPFKVPKKYYPKTDLNLNFNYIKQVNDFTLFNTSFEYSFSVFESSKKDRAFKQHIVKFPIPTINIVRVPEISDEFKTELDLNPLLKQSFEEVVIVGYGYTLILNTQTPTFHRWDQYLRASGEINTPFSDFIRIDGDYRAYLNLNTKNNIVGRANAGIAIPFKTADSSFINTDVIPYVKQFFTGGAYSIRAFSVRKLGPGAYVAYDTSDFSRIDQVADIKIEFNLEYRFDIIKILEGAVFCDVGNTFTLKKDPFRPHAEIKQPNLFKLMAVGPGVGLRLDLLSLFVIRLDAAYPLYDPALDGPFKQEYKTYYDALDFEIPAKKVALNIAIGYPF; via the coding sequence ATGTTTAATTCGGGCTTTCGTCAACATAGAAGATCATTTTACCAGTTAGTAGCGGTTTTTATATGCGCCATTCCTATTATTACAGGATGCAATGCTACTAAATATCTCAAAACTAATGAATATCTCTACGACAAAACCACCGTAACTTATACCGATTCTATTATTGGTGATATTGACCCCGATAAACTTGCGGATGCTCTTGTTGACCTCAGCAAACTGGAAAAAAATGATGAATTGTTTAATATAATTCCACTTAAAACCTCACTTTATATGCTTGGGGATACAGGGATTGACCATTATATTAAATTTCAGGAAACACACGATACTAAATTCTTTTTCCTTTTTGACTACGATAAATTATTAAAAAAAATAAAGCCACTCGCTGTGGATACAAGCAGATTCAGAGTTTGGCTCACAACAAAGGCCGGCAAAAAACCTCAGCTTGTAGATTCTGTACTTATTGCAGAAACTGAGTTACGTATCAATAATTATTTATACAATCGCGGCTTTTTTTATGGTATTTCAACATCTTCGGTAACCTACGATCAAAAGAAACGAACTGGTAGTGTAAATTATGAGGTTACCTTAAATACACTCTATAAAATGCGCAATATCTATTATGAAATAAATGATGTTGGATTAGCATATCGAATCACCAGAATAGAGGAGAAAAGCAAACTTGCGCCGGGCAAACCATTTGATGTTGATCTTTTAAAAGCGGAACGATCACGATTAAGTGATAACCTTCGCAATGTAGGATATTATAGATTCCAAAAAGACTACGTGTATTTTGAAGTGGACAGCACCTCCGGAAACGACTCATTGGATGTTTTTGTTAAAATAAGCAATCCAATAAACGATACTGTTCATCACCCTTTCAGGATAAAAAATATTTATGTTTACCCGAATTCTGAAACTGATTTTGTAGAAGGAACTATCCCTGATTACGCAATTCATTTTTCTGATAGCGCCAATGTAAATAAGGTAAGCCAACAAAAAATATTGGAGCGTTATATTAAAACCGCTTATGACACCGCTGCAATGATAATGGTGAAAAAACGAGAGCTTAAAGAGATCAATGACGATCAATTATTGCGATACTTTTTAGAACACGATAATTCTTCCGAGAAACAATTTGAAGTGACCAAAAATGGTAAAATAAAAAGAGTTGATCAAAAAAAATTGCGCACAGATTATTATCTCATCAATTCAAAAAATAACTACGAACCAAAATCCATTGCTAACAGTATTTTCATAAATCCGGAAAATAATTATTCCGACTCCTTGATACAGCGAACTGTTGCATCTTTTAGTACTTTAGGCATGTATAAATATGTAACAGTAGAAGTATTGGAAAACTGGGATTCCACTTCTTATTTACAATATATAGATCTGCTTATCAAACTTGACCCTCTGCCGGCTAAAGGTGTTTCCTATGAACTAAATGCAAGCACAACAGCCGATTATCTATTGGGAAATTCATTAAATCTCAGTTACACCCACAAAAATCTTTTTCATAACCTCGATCAATTTAAAATAAATTTAAAAGGGGGTATCGAAACACAATTGGGGGGTGAAGAGGCATTTATAAATACCTCAGAATTAAACGCAGGTTTAGGTTTGCGGATACCGACCTTTATGTGGCCATCACCCTTTAAGGTCCCTAAAAAATATTATCCGAAAACAGATCTCAATCTGAATTTTAACTACATTAAACAGGTAAATGATTTCACTTTATTTAACACTTCATTTGAATATTCATTTTCTGTTTTTGAAAGTTCGAAAAAAGACCGCGCCTTTAAACAACATATAGTAAAATTTCCAATTCCAACCATAAATATTGTTAGAGTACCTGAAATTTCAGATGAATTTAAGACAGAATTAGATTTAAATCCATTATTAAAACAAAGTTTTGAAGAGGTAGTTATTGTTGGTTATGGATATACTTTAATTTTAAATACCCAAACACCTACCTTTCATCGTTGGGATCAATACCTAAGAGCATCCGGTGAAATAAATACCCCTTTTTCCGACTTCATCAGAATTGATGGAGATTATCGTGCCTATTTAAATCTGAACACAAAAAATAATATTGTTGGCCGGGCTAACGCAGGTATCGCAATACCCTTTAAAACCGCCGATTCTTCCTTTATAAATACCGATGTAATTCCCTATGTAAAACAATTTTTTACCGGAGGTGCATACAGTATCAGAGCATTTAGCGTGCGCAAACTTGGTCCCGGTGCCTATGTAGCCTACGACACTTCCGATTTCTCCCGTATCGATCAGGTAGCGGATATCAAGATCGAATTTAACCTGGAATACCGTTTCGATATAATCAAAATTCTGGAAGGCGCTGTATTTTGTGATGTTGGAAATACATTTACTCTAAAAAAGGATCCTTTCAGACCACATGCAGAGATCAAACAGCCCAATTTGTTTAAACTTATGGCTGTTGGACCGGGTGTAGGTTTACGTCTCGATCTGCTCTCACTTTTTGTAATAAGACTCGATGCTGCCTATCCGCTTTATGATCCCGCTTTGGATGGGCCTTTTAAGCAAGAATACAAAACATATTATGATGCACTGGATTTTGAAATTCCTGCAAAAAAAGTTGCCCTCAATATCGCTATTGGATATCCTTTCTAA
- a CDS encoding RNA methyltransferase yields MLTKARIKHLQNLKLKKYRQNYTEFVIEGDKLITEAFVENANIRLIAATKAWIQEHGHLIPMHLIPEEISEKEMEKISSFKTPQAVIALIEIPKQDIKKSIKNGDWILVLDGIHDPGNLGTIIRSADWFGVHTIVCSEDCVELYNPKVIHATMGSLFRVQVFYENIGEFLQQSTKNKYAATLNGENIFNVNFEKTGILIIGSESHGIRPEVLKHCTTSISIPAYGKAESLNAAVATSILLSRIRG; encoded by the coding sequence ATGTTGACGAAAGCCCGAATTAAACATTTACAAAACTTAAAACTTAAAAAGTATCGGCAAAATTATACCGAATTTGTTATAGAAGGAGATAAATTAATCACCGAGGCATTCGTGGAGAATGCAAATATTCGACTTATAGCAGCAACTAAAGCATGGATACAGGAGCATGGGCATTTAATTCCTATGCATTTAATACCGGAGGAAATCAGTGAAAAAGAAATGGAAAAGATATCCTCCTTTAAAACGCCACAAGCGGTAATAGCATTGATTGAAATTCCAAAACAAGATATAAAAAAAAGTATAAAAAATGGAGATTGGATCCTCGTTTTGGACGGCATTCACGACCCCGGAAATTTGGGTACAATAATCAGGTCGGCCGACTGGTTTGGAGTGCATACTATAGTTTGCAGTGAAGATTGTGTGGAGTTATATAACCCAAAAGTAATTCATGCAACCATGGGTTCGTTGTTCAGAGTGCAGGTATTTTACGAGAATATTGGGGAATTTCTTCAACAATCTACCAAAAACAAATACGCAGCCACCCTAAACGGAGAAAACATTTTTAACGTAAACTTTGAAAAAACAGGAATTCTAATAATTGGCAGCGAATCGCACGGAATTCGCCCTGAGGTCTTAAAACACTGCACAACCAGCATCTCCATCCCCGCCTATGGCAAAGCCGAATCGTTAAATGCCGCTGTTGCTACTTCTATTCTACTGAGTCGAATTCGGGGGTAG